The sequence aaaaaaaaaacttcaattcAGTACTAAAATCCCTAAAACTatgtacaaataaaaaatacaaaaataaaataaatacaaattaaaattcaaaaaagtaaattaaatctaaatagaaaaaaataaaaatgacaaaaacacatgacaaaatgacttaaaacttaaaattaaaactgaaattccaatttacaatattataatagtaTACAAATAATTCTAACATAACACTGGGACACTAATTCAGCTTTCACATTCAGaggaaatattacattttaaaatatattaaaatagacaacagctgttttaaattataatcatatatcccaatattactgtttttactgtttgttttttttatcaaataaatgcagccttggtgagcataatagacttctatataaataatacaaaaataacacaTAAACCACACCTACAAATTTTGAAATTAATAACTGTTAAGCACAATATATGACTTTAGTAACTTATAACAGTACCTGTATGCCTCTGAGAGATGACGCTCCCATATAGAGGAAAACTCCATATAACACAGGCATTGGGATATGCTGAGGACAAAATAATaaccattaaaaaaagttttctattttactGCAAGCATTTAGCAATGCAAGTTTGCAACTATCATCTGTTGATCAGTAGAAGATCACTGACCTTCAGTATGGAGGTCATAAATACTGAGCTTCCCATAAGGACAAATATCATGAGGCCGGTGAAGCGCTGCTCTCTGATGCCCAAGAACTTGGGCTGTTCACCAGGTGCTGAGCATTCAGACTCCAATTTCAGGCTGTTCACGTGGCTGATTGACAGCACCGTTGCAGCCACGAACCACGGGAGGCCCATGAGAGAGCACACGCCCAGCATCACACCCACCACAAACAGGTCCAGATGATACCCACAGCCTTTCTGTGGATGCACACATACCCAACGAAAGACATCTCATCAAGTGTACAAGATTATTTGTTAACCAAAAGGAGCATATTTGTGAAGTAGTGACAAACCTTCAGCTTGTGTTCCTTCCTGTTAATAATAACGGCAGTGATTTGTTGGTCCATGAAGATGAGGATGGTGCACAACAGAGCTGGGACGAAGGTCACAATAGTGGTCCACCACGGGTTTGGTCCCACTGGGCTGATGAACCAGCCACGGTCATCTCTGGTTGGCTGTGAGAGGTCatgtaatcaattacatattcATATTCTGAGGATAGATTTTTGTGAAAATCTACAAATGAAAATGACACTACTGTAATATGACTCACTTTAAACTCATTAGGAACCTGTAGTTTTGTGGAGGGGATCCCCAGAGCATAGTCAGTCAGAACCATGGTCAGGATGGTGAGGAAAACGGCAAAATCGCTGATAACTGCTCTCACCTGTTGAGAGAAACTCAACATAAAACTGTGAGCCTTTAGATTTTTTACAGACTCCCTGATTGAAAACTATTTATAGTTTACAGTTAGCCAACAACAACTGCTGTACAGTGGGGAGATAAATCCACATAaatccacacacacatactttcaCAGTTGTCTGTACTATTCTatactgaaacacacacacaagcttcTTGCCTTGGTGGGGAAGTAACGACTTGTTTTGAACTCCTTAAGGAAGGAGGACATAGCAACTGTAGAGAAGAAGAGAATGACAGACCAGAAGAGGACGTCAGGTATATATGGACCGTGATGGCCACAGGCGCTGCCCACAAACTCACCCCTGTTCTCCACACAGCCCTGAGACACAACATaagacaaaataatcacatCTGCTTCTGATGAAGAAGACAGATAAACACAATATCCagagaaaaatgaaaaattcataTACAGTCATGTGTAACTATGGAAATATCACAAGGATTTgtttatagtgtgtgtgtgtgtgtgtgtgtgtgtgtgtgtgtgtgtgtgtgtgtgtgtgtgtgtgtgtgtgtgtgtgtgtgtgtgtgtgtgtgtgtgtgtgtgtgtgtgtggtaggAGCTTAAATATGAAGGGAGGGGAACTGAGGTGAAACAGCAGAGGATTTGCTTTTATTAAAGTATGAGTCACTGAAATGTATTAACCCATATCTAAGAAATGAGACGCAGGCGTCTGTGGGAATGTTTGGGATAGTGTATCCTTTacagaaagaaaaatatatttccctttatatgaatgatcaatatattaaatgatttaactgtatatttgaaaatatacagaATAAAATATTGTGTTAATATATTACGATATATCAAATAATACATAAGGAATtgccatttttcatatattgaaaaatatgtgaCAGTATATTTACTTATATATCACAAGCACACCTGCATGTACTAATGTGTTTAGCAAAGATACTATCACTGTGCTGAACAGCACACTGTCATTACTGTTTAAACAAAGTAATTATAGTCTTAATGGCGTTTGGCCAATCATCACAGGCTCTgttcttcagcacaatggtaaccccaaAAACTCATACCAGAAAACCTTttaaattccaaaataatacaactttaaacactaacagatctaacctctatattaatattgagcaaaacacatgaaatgacacttaattttaacatttactctcctttAACTGTCAGaagcaatgcatgctgggaactagaagtcTGTTGTAACCACTGATTGTAACTCATTTCGTGCATGTGTGTCTATACTGTATATGTGTACAATACATTCACATTTAAATGTGTGTGCaatatatgtacacaataaagGATAAAACTATGAATATTACATGTAATgctatttttgtcttcatttctaaatattttatatgcaaCAATATATAGCCATACATGATCAATGCatatattgcattatattgaaaaatataagcACTTGTTTCCCATGTACCATGTaatatattgcattatattttgcagtatattCCATTAGGGATACTACAtactgtttttgaaagaaagtaGTATGCAGTGTGTATACCATAAATTGCATGCAAATTTTCTGTATGCAAAGATGATCCATTATTtggaaaaatgtgaaatatacaACTAGAGCATGGCATATGTAGAACGCattatcccacaatgcaatgcactcGATGACCTTCCATTTTGAGAGTGATAAATGAAGTACCATTTAACACTGTCTTGAccagtggcggctggtgcaaaaaaTTTGGGGGGGGcgcaaaaaccttttttttttagaaatgcaggaatgaacaagctaattgttaaataaccatttaacaagtgatataataatgCATCATTACTGCTtatctaaaacatggaaaattcagTAAAGCATACCATAGGGCTGGgatctataaaaataaaaatctgtatttaattaaaaaaaaatttatttcacatcctgcccaatattgtcctagaaacaatgttcatattgaaggctataaaaacaaacctGAATGTAACCGTGTAGTATATGCTATATTATGTGTGAAAAAAggggtcaaatcacattaggcctaggctatattcaaaaattgtaaatgtttttttaaagcattagttaaatacactaaactaaaaatgaaaataaataaaaacaaaataacagacTAATTATTAGGCTATTTTGATTACCCTACAACAGTCACTTAACACAGTTATTGCTATCGTACAAATACACTTAGTTGTAGGTTCGAAATTCTACATATGGCATAATTATGttcgccaacaaaaacaaattttcaacaacaaatatttttagcaaaatgtattttactcagAATTATTGTCCTCTATTGAACGCCGTCTGTTTGGCGCGCATGCGCGCGGCGGCGCTCGTTCAAGGAAGTTTGTGTTTGCTGAAGGCTCGTCCACTcctgactgcaaaatggaaacattttctcgactttctaacAGCACACCTATggagaatatgtctgtgaaatgtaaattatgcactgaggaaattattggatgtcacttcagcttaaataaatattaatagaggtatgtttgtttccaccaatcgttaaggttacgtatgatgacgaaagcacgttagtgctagccctcccggaacccatagagaatacattgcagtgcctgcagtttgaaaaaaaagttctttgaatggaagtctatgggagcagTCGGGGCAAATCTCGAACAGACTGAAATCTGTggtactccacagagcgtgactcgacgctgattggattatatccagaggcagaacaaacagtctagcagtgacagctagcgtaACTCTGTGGTTGAAAGTGATTGAAAAATccgtccctttctcactttTGGTGGTGCGTTGCCCtattgccctaatgaagaaaccgcccctgGTCTTGACTCATTATTTGATTAGACTGGCAAAAACtggcttttgtttttaattgtaaccataaaatatctatatttattttcaagatgaCAGTGGTGGTCATATGACAATTTAGCATGCTACTGTGACAAATGAACAGGAggtaatattttactttatagtTTTACAtcctatttttaatttcaaatcaGTACTAGGCATGCTAGTATTCCATTTAGAACTTAGCCATATGGTGCGTTCAAATCATGCTGGAAAGATCATATTTACAAGTTGAGGGCACAGGAAAACCACAGCACAATTTTTGATTATAAAACTTGCTTTATGCCCAAATTTCCGAGTTGGGAACATGTCAGTGAGAATGGTGGATGTCTGTATTGGCGGTAAATTTGTTGAAATGAAGgctattattaattttttcatttacaataaaactAGTCACATCAAAATACAAAAGTATTGTACAATTATGACAGAATATATTATGATTCAATTTATAGCACCTTCATAAATtgtacaaaaacataaaaaagcaaaaacacacctgattcacaTTCTTTATTCATCATTTTGTAGAAGTAGAGTTGAAAAAAATCTTGCTAAATATTTTGCTCCCACCACAGTGACATGAATGTACCTGATGTCATAATTACTATATGACTTTCCAACTTGTAAATACAAACTTACCAAGAGGACTTGAATGCACCAACAGTCACACTCACCTTGACATCTAGGCCTAACCAGTCAATCTCAGATGCAGTGATGTTTTTTTCCTCCCAGTACTTCAGTGTGGCATTACTGGGATCTTTAGGCATTGTGCACACACAcctgcaaaacacacacaaatacatcaCAATATTTCACACTGATAATTTTATCAACACGTCCAGCTGAATTATAGCTGTGACCTTGAGGAAGAATGATATGTGTGTGTCAGTACTCACGAGTACTGGGTGAGCTGGTTGAGGTCGTTGTGCATGTTGAAAGGGTATGTCTCCCCCAGATGAATAAGTTTCTCCAGAGCCTCGTAGATGAAGATGATGCAGATGAGGGAAGCGAAGGCTTCCTCTGTGAATCGTGTAATGTAACACACCAGCGAGCTGGCGTCTGTGGCAACCAGCAAAAGACAGAAAAAGGCCGTCCACAGACCGATACACACGCGTAAGGAGAGGTAGGACAAACCATACTCTCTGAGGAGAAAGACAAAAAATGAGATTGACTCTtacaaatgataaaaataattaaataattatggCACTTTCCAGTGTGATATTTCagctaattaaaaaatattaaaaataaaaatatatatattgtttagaCACTAATCACCCACAATCCATGAATatgtatgtgaatatatttttattttcctttgtatattttttataatttcattatgaattaatacattttgatttgtgGGAAAGTActtgaaaaaaaatgatattatagatagatagatagatagatagatagatagatagatagatagatagatagatagatagatagatagatagatagatagatagatagatagatagatagatagatagatagatagatagatagatagatagatagatagatagatagatagatagatagatagatagatagatagatagatacaacTTTGACACACTTTGAACGGCTTATtgcaaaattaatcaaaagagCCTCACTTGCAGAATTTGAAGAGGATTTTCTCAAAGACCAAGACAGGTCCCGTGCTGCCCAGGATAGTGAGGGGCTGCCCAGCAAACAAAGAGTATGCTATACCCGTCATAGAGGCTCCAAATAGAGACTCTATTGCACTCTAAGAGAGAATTGGGAAGAATATAACATCAGTAATAGCATAATTAACCAATATACATGTTtttgccaatataaattcacgTATATGTGTTCTTACTATGCGTCCTTCTGTAGCTTCTCCCAGCAGACCTCCGAAGGTGATCACAGGAGACATGCAGGCGCAGTACAGAAAGAGGAACGAGGCGAGACACTGCAAACTTACGGCATCTGTGTAATCTGACAGGTAGTGAGGAGCCTTACGCTTGATGTCCAGAAATAAGCCACCAAATAACCTGTAGATCAAATTACAAAACATCATCTGAGATCCAGGTCTGTCTCAGACATTGGGATTGACAGAATTTCCGaacacaaaaagttatggacagTATTTACAGATTATTTACCTCCCTGTGCGCTGTAGCTCTGGTCCTCCGTGGcctccgtgctcctcagcctcCCCCAAATCAGCCCCTCCATTGGCCAGAGGGGGAACCTTCCGCTTCTCCTGCCAGATTAAGACATAAAACCAACATTACCACTGATCTCAGACTGGAAATAAGAATATGAACTATTTCAGCTAGTGATGCAccgaaattatttttttaccaaAACCAAAATttaagttccctttcgtgggaactatcgacgctacgtcagtgacgtgatgggaatcctctgcatttttgtgttcgtgaagcactattgtatctaaccaatgagagaacgcgacgtcagaggcgggtgacgtcacgaacctataaagcatgcccggaaacaaagaacgctagcttctgttgtcttcagtaagcgctatttgtatcttgtctgtcttatttactgttgtctgtctaccatcttgccagaaagtgatctctttgtctgaggacaagagtttctaacaagacacataaaagacatacatatatatatgtaaaatgacggagaaaagccagcgtttcactaagtgtgcacctccttgcccgcgattcatcgtggagggagatacacacgagatgtgtgtgaaatgcctgggagttgagcacgcacaggcagctcttgagggggctgtctgtgtgcactgtgagcggctcactctcagggcgctgcgctcacgccgggcgctctttgaggagggcgccgcggcgagtgttccccgcgagtctggtcccgctgctgctgaggcacagcgaaggctgcactcgtggggttcacaaatggatctagcagaggggggagagacgggctctgccttatcgcttcccttacctgctagatctagtgtctctcctttggtggtggaagcacgcgctgtggtttcttccccgcaaagggaggcaccggcactgaatatatcttcctcagaggaggttgatgttgaaggtgtcgagggtggtgatgagggaccgtcatcctcatctccagcccatgaggagcttatggaggtagtgacccgggcagtaaaaaaaaaaaaaaaaactgaaaataagctggcccgcggaggagagcgttccaaaaataaaaagcaagttagatgaacgcttcctcccagctaggtcactaccccagcgtcggggactgccgttctttcccgacctccacaccgaggtgtcgaggtcgtggaatagacccgtgcagtaccgtgtcttcagcccaCAAACGACAATGTACAGTAATATCACGGGGCTGAAGcaacacggttatggggcgatgcctcgggttgaggagacgcttgcgagctatctctcgcccgagtctgcatcgtccctgaaatccccgacgttgcccaccaaaccactaaaacaaacatcgagtctggtgggcaaggcttattcggcagcgccctgaggctgctgggcgggagcagcctcagcCGATAGCCGGCTCCTCGGGATACAGGTCCCAGCAGAAAGCTAGTGTGGCCGCCTGTGCTCCCCcgcggaaagcttggggaccggtgcGCGCTGTACAGCACAAGCCTTCTgggggtagggcggatctgaggaccgtcattatttcccggaaggcttcccaaaagaaatcctgacggTCATGGGTcagggtttctgagggcagtcccctccgaaggggttcgacgattaacatctatcgttccccatcggtgccctcagggggctgttctgccaaccctgccacccagtgtgcgacagggcgcagcagtccccgtcgatccttcgaggagggtcggccagcacatgattcgcttatctgccggtgcgccgtgcCAGATAAaggagccaagtgctcaaaaaacaccagagaccagtctcgagaggctggttcccttagtagaatttttgggggaatggaaacttcttccgaatatttcgaaatgggtgctgctcatggtagaacagggttacagaattcagtggggtccttcccacagtggtggccccgagcagtctctggtaatggaacaggaggttatgacgctcttgcaaaaaggagctatagaaggggttctcctcccagcaagctgtcagggttttacaacctatacttcattgttccaaagaagggacAGATCAGGTCCAAGGAGCTGGTTTGTtgtgatagacctgaaagatgctaactttcatgtatccatccatccttctcataggaagttcctcaggtttgctttcggggacaaagcttaccaatacagggttcttcctttcagcctatcattatcaccccgcacgttcatgaagtgcgtggatgcagcgctggctccattgagactccagggcatctgcgtgttgaactatatcgacgattggttgatattagctcaaacagaacagttggcagttcaacatcgagatgttgttctgtcgcacatgaaaaagcttgggctgaggctcaatgccaaaaagagtgtgctggttccgagtcagattgcaaactatctaggagtaatctgggattctaccacgatgcaggcgcagctgtctcctgctcgtgtgaattccattctcggagccgtgaatggggtgaagttaggccagtcactcactgtaaaacagtttcagagactgttgggtctgatggcagctgcgtccaacgttattactattggccttctgcacatgagacccttacagtggtggctcaggaccaaggggttttccctgaggggaaatccttttcacatgatcaaagtcacgcggcgatgccttcgtgctctggtcatgtggaaaaagccttggttcctgtcccagggacccgtgctgggaacTCTTTGTCGTCGCGtgatgcttacgacagatgcttccctcacggtctgggggggcgatcatgagtggtcgct comes from Chanodichthys erythropterus isolate Z2021 chromosome 6, ASM2448905v1, whole genome shotgun sequence and encodes:
- the slc4a10a gene encoding sodium-driven chloride bicarbonate exchanger isoform X7, with translation MAAASFSLQNCCSELYGYGFGPARDVRFFGGGDIGRKQSEPHSMDKNGQMVSPQAQPTTTEGRGDGSRENSAVDFSKIDLHFMKKIPPGAEASNILVGELEFLEKPVVAFIRLSPAVLLNGLAEVPITTRFLFILLGPMGKGPQYHEIGRSIATLMTDEVFHDVAYKAKDRSDLVAGIDEFLDQVTVLPPGEWDPTIRIEPPKNVPSQEKRKVPPLANGGADLGEAEEHGGHGGPELQRTGRLFGGLFLDIKRKAPHYLSDYTDAVSLQCLASFLFLYCACMSPVITFGGLLGEATEGRISAIESLFGASMTGIAYSLFAGQPLTILGSTGPVLVFEKILFKFCKEYGLSYLSLRVCIGLWTAFFCLLLVATDASSLVCYITRFTEEAFASLICIIFIYEALEKLIHLGETYPFNMHNDLNQLTQYSCVCTMPKDPSNATLKYWEEKNITASEIDWLGLDVKGCVENRGEFVGSACGHHGPYIPDVLFWSVILFFSTVAMSSFLKEFKTSRYFPTKVRAVISDFAVFLTILTMVLTDYALGIPSTKLQVPNEFKPTRDDRGWFISPVGPNPWWTTIVTFVPALLCTILIFMDQQITAVIINRKEHKLKKGCGYHLDLFVVGVMLGVCSLMGLPWFVAATVLSISHVNSLKLESECSAPGEQPKFLGIREQRFTGLMIFVLMGSSVFMTSILKHIPMPVLYGVFLYMGASSLRGIQFFDRLKLFGMPTKHQPDFIYLRHVPLRKVHMFTIIQLSCLVLLWVIKTSRAAIVFPMMVLALVFIRKLLDFVFSKRDLSWLDDLMPESKKKKMEDAQQEENQCVLMEDEGIVQVPLEGHYKDDPSTVNISDEMTKTSFGNVWKGLNTDSTNKDQSSKSSTVVGAIGHKRGDGEKETDLDRETSL
- the slc4a10a gene encoding sodium-driven chloride bicarbonate exchanger isoform X6, which encodes MDMVLDQHETSGFLGEEVRKKVRNALLKQHHHQNQKKLANRIPIVRSFADIGRKQSEPHSMDKNGQMVSPQAQPTTTEGRGDGSRENSAVDFSKIDLHFMKKIPPGAEASNILVGELEFLEKPVVAFIRLSPAVLLNGLAEVPITTRFLFILLGPMGKGPQYHEIGRSIATLMTDEVFHDVAYKAKDRSDLVAGIDEFLDQVTVLPPGEWDPTIRIEPPKNVPSQEKRKVPPLANGGADLGEAEEHGGHGGPELQRTGRLFGGLFLDIKRKAPHYLSDYTDAVSLQCLASFLFLYCACMSPVITFGGLLGEATEGRISAIESLFGASMTGIAYSLFAGQPLTILGSTGPVLVFEKILFKFCKEYGLSYLSLRVCIGLWTAFFCLLLVATDASSLVCYITRFTEEAFASLICIIFIYEALEKLIHLGETYPFNMHNDLNQLTQYSCVCTMPKDPSNATLKYWEEKNITASEIDWLGLDVKGCVENRGEFVGSACGHHGPYIPDVLFWSVILFFSTVAMSSFLKEFKTSRYFPTKVRAVISDFAVFLTILTMVLTDYALGIPSTKLQVPNEFKPTRDDRGWFISPVGPNPWWTTIVTFVPALLCTILIFMDQQITAVIINRKEHKLKKGCGYHLDLFVVGVMLGVCSLMGLPWFVAATVLSISHVNSLKLESECSAPGEQPKFLGIREQRFTGLMIFVLMGSSVFMTSILKHIPMPVLYGVFLYMGASSLRGIQFFDRLKLFGMPTKHQPDFIYLRHVPLRKVHMFTIIQLSCLVLLWVIKTSRAAIVFPMMVLALVFIRKLLDFVFSKRDLSWLDDLMPESKKKKMEDAQQEENQCVLMEDEGIVQVPLEGHYKDDPSTVNISDEMTKTSFGNVWKGLNTDSTNKDQSSKSSTVVGAIGHKRGDGEKETDLDRETSL